One segment of Triticum aestivum cultivar Chinese Spring chromosome 2A, IWGSC CS RefSeq v2.1, whole genome shotgun sequence DNA contains the following:
- the LOC123184267 gene encoding uncharacterized protein produces the protein MAWCMKNIGKGQLGGNKVLICLWALWLVTLLVLSSEKMGSDACDRQISQTWPNTTCIIRGTCNKYCRRENFDRGICKELNYCFCYRNCAIESI, from the exons ATGGCATGGTGCATGAAGAACATCGGCAAAGGACAGTTGGGAGGCAACAAGGTGTTGATATGCTTGTGGGCCTTGTGGCTGGTGACGCTGCTTGTCTTGTCATCTG AAAAGATGGGATCAGATGCCTGTGATAGACAAATTAGCCAGACATGGCCCAACACAACATGTATCATTCGCGGCACCTGCAACAAGTACTGCAGAAGGGAGAACTTTGACCGCGGCATCTGCAAAGAACTCAATTATTGCTTCTGCTACAGGAACTGCGCCATCGAATCCATCTAG